Genomic DNA from Halorussus rarus:
CAGATACTGCTGACGTTCGGGCTGGCTATCGTCGTCCAGGAGCTGTTCAAGATCCTGTTCGGCGGCCAGAGCTACAACTTCGCGCGCCCGGCGTGGGCGAGCGGTCCGGTCTCGGTTCCCGTCATCGGTAGCTTCCCGCAGTGGCGGCTGTACGTGCTGGGCATCACCGCGGTGCTGGTCGCCGGGGTCTACCTGCTCATTGAGTACACTGACTTCGGACTGGTCGTCCGGGCGGGCACGCGGGACGCCGAGATGGTCCAGCTCCTCGGTATCAAGATCACCCGGCCGTACCTCATGGTGTTCGGCGTCGGCGCGGCGCTGGCGGGCGTCGCCGGCGTGGTCGGCGGGCCGCTGTACGCGGTCAACCCCAACATCGGCACCGAGGTGCTGGTGCCGGCGTTCCTCGTCGTCGTCATCGGCGGGGTCGGCTCCATTACCGGCGCGGTGATCGGCGGCATCCTCATCGGCGAGACGCTGGCCATCCTGGTCGCGGTCGCGCCCCAGTGGTCCCAGGTCGGCATCTACGTGCTGGCGGCCGTCGTGCTGCTCGCGCGGCCCCAGGGCCTGCTCGGCGTCGAGGAGGTGACGCCATGACCGACGAGCAGACCGAGCACGCCGACGCCGCCGACGAAGGAACCGTCGTCGGGGCGGCGGAGGGCGAACTGTTCTCGCTCGACGCGCTCATGGAGAGCGAACTGTTCGTCGTCGGCCTGTTCGCCGCGTTCGTCGCGGTGTTCCCGTGGGTGTTCTCCGACGCGCCGGTGATCAGCGGCTTCCTCAACGGCTACCGGGACCTCGCGACGCTGATGCTCATCTGGGGCATCTTCGCCATGGGGTTCAACCTGCTGCTGGGGTACACCGGCCTGCTGTCGTTCGGCCACGCCGCCTTCTGGGGCGGCGCGGCGTACGCGGCCGGCATCTTCAGCAACCTGGTGTCGTCGAGCCCGATTCTCATCATCCTCGCCGGGACCGTCTTCGCGGCGCTGCTGGCGTGGGTGCTCGGGTTCATCTCGCTCCGGCGGGGCGGCATCTACTTCTCGATCCTCACGCTGGCGTTCGGTCAGATGGCCTACTACATGGCGCTGTCGCCGATGGCCTGGATCACCAACGGCGAGAACGGGTACACCGCGGTCGAGATCGGGTCGCTGCTCGGCGTCATCGACCTCCGGTACCCGGTGCCCGTGGTGGGCTGGCTGGTCGGGACGTGGAAGTACGTGCTCGTCGGGGTCGTGGCGGTCGCCGCGGTCGCGGTCGCCTACCGCATCCTCAACTCGCCGTACGGCATGGTGTTCCGGGCCGTCCGCGAGAACGAGCAGCGCGCGGAGTTCGTCGGACTGAACGTCTGGCGGTACAAGCTGATGTCGTTCGTCATCTCCGGGGCGTTCGCGGGCATCGCCGGCAGCCTGTTCACCATCTACGGCGCGTACGTGCCCCTCCAGTCGCTGTACTGGACGACCAGCGGCGAAATCGTCATCATGTCGGTGCTGGGCGGCGTGGGGTCGCTGTTCGGGCCCATCGTGGGCGCGGGCATCTACCTCTACGTCGAGAACATCATCAGCGGCGTCCAGGCACTGACCCTGCCGTTCACCGGCCCCGCCGAGTGGCTCACGCTGGTCCAGGAGCCGGTGGTACTGATGGAGGGGTTCGGCGCGTACTGGCACCTCATCCTCGGACTGGTGTTCGTGCTGGTCATCGCGCTGTTCCCCCGCGGCCTCTGGGGGCTGTTCGAGGACGTCGGCGAGGCGGTCCGCAGTCGCACGGGAGGTGACCGGTAGATGGGGCTGCTCGAGACCACCGACCTCACCAAGTCGTTCGGCGGGCTGACCGCGGTCGACCAGGTGAACCTCGACATCGAGGAGGGCGAGAGCGTCAGCGTCATCGGCCCCAACGGGGCGGGCAAGTCGACGCTCATCAACCTCATCACGCGGATGCTCGACGTCTCCTCGGGCGACATCCGGTTCAAGGGCGACTCCATCGTCGCGGCCGAGCCCCACGAGGTCGTCCAGCGAGGGGTGAGCCGGTCGTTCCAGACCGCCTCCATCTTCCCCGAGCTCAGCGTCGAGGAGAACGCTCAGATCGCGGCGCTGGCCGCCGAGCACGGCTCGTTCCGGTTCAACTTCCTGCGGCGGCGCGACAGCTACGGCGAGGTCGACGACCTGGCCCGCCGGATGCTCGACGCGGTCGGGCTCTGGAGCCAGCGCAACGTCACCGCGGCCGACCTGCCGTACGGCGACAAGCGCCGGCTGGAGATCGGCATCGCGCTCGCCAGCGAGCCCGACCTGCTGCTGATGGACGAACCGACCGCGGGCATGTCGCCCGAGGAGACGGCCAACACGGTCGAACTCATCGAGGAGGTCAAGGAGGAGCTCGACCTGACCGTCATGCTGGTCGAGCACGACATGGAGATCGTGTTCAACGTCTCGGACCGGATCGTCGTGCTCAACCGCGGCAGCGTCATCGCCGAGGGCACGCCCGAGGAGGTCCAGGGCGATCCTGAGGTCCAGGAGGCGTATCTCGGAGGTGTCGAGGTTTGAGCCTGCTCGAACTGTCGGACGTCGACTCCTACTACGGCCAGAGCCACATCCTCCGCGACGTGACGATGAACGTCGAGGAGGGCGAGATCTGCGCGCTGCTCGGCCGGAACGGCGCGGGCAAGACCACCACGCTGCGGTCGATCTCGGGCGCGCGGCCGCCGGAGGTCCGCGACGGCAGCGTGACGTTCAAGGACGAGAACATCACCGACCTCTCGCCCGAGGACATCTCCTCGCGGGGCATCTCGCTGGTACCCGAGGAGCGGCGGGTGTTCCCGAACCTCACCGTGAGCGAGAACCTCCACCTCGCCGAGGTGACCAACAACGCGTCCAACACGGTCGGGCGGACGATTCCGGAGGTCGAGCACGCGGGCATGACGACCGACCAGGTGTACGAGGAGTTCCCGCGGCTCGACGAGCGCCAGTCCCAGCAGGCAGGGACGCTGTCGGGCGGCGAGCAGCAGATGCTCGCCATCGCCCGGGCGCTCAAGCAGAGCACCGACCTGCTGCTGCTCGACGAGCCCTACGAGGGGCTGGCGCCCCAGATCATCGAGGACGTCGAGAACGCCATCGAAGGCATCAGCGAGTCGGGCACGACCATCCTGCTGGTCGAGCAGAACGCCGTCGCCGCGATGGACATCGCCGACCGCTGCTACGTCATCGACCAGGGGAGTATCGTCTTCGAGGGAAGCGCGGACGAACTACGTCAGGATGACGAGACGAGAGAGCGATACCTCGGCGTCTGACGCGCCGGACGAGGCGGCCGACCCGGCGCCCATCGGCGACCCCGAGGCGCTGTTCGACCTCCTGGTCGAGGAGGGCGTGCTGGCGGTCGGCGACGACGGCGAGGTCGGTCCCACCGACGCGTTCGAGGACACGCAGGCCATCTACCACGACTCGTACCTCGGCGTCGGCGAGACCGAGTTCCACGAGGCGGTCGCCTCGACGTTCGGCCTGCCCGACGCGGACGCGGCGGCCGACCTGGTCGGCGAGCGGGGCATCGACCGCGGGGAGTTCGTCTGCTACCTCGCGGTCAGGTCCCACCTCGACCGCCGGGTCGCGGCGGACGACCTGACGACGATGGCCGGGATGGTCTGGGAGGCCGTCCCCGACTCGCCGGTCCCGCCGGCAGTCGAGGACGTGACCGACGACCCCGAGGCGTTCCTCGCGGGCCGCGACCGGGCGGTGGTGTCGGTCTGGAAGCGGTTCTGCGACCCCTGCGACGCGCTGAAGGCCGACCTCGACGCGGTGCTCTCGGCCGTGCCCGACGGGGTCGACGTCGCGGGCGTCGACGGCGAGATCGCCGGCGAGTTCTGCCGGACCCACGGCGTGGAGGCCGCCCCGCGGTTCGTCGCCATCGACGGGTCGGACACCAGGGTCATCGACGAGACCGACGCCGACGGCGCTGCCGCGGCGCTCCGGGGCTTCTTCGGCGCCTGATTCGGCGTCGGGTCCCGTTCGGGATTTTTCGCCGAGACGCTACGCGAGGAACTCTCCGGCTCGCTGGTCACGCCGGGGACGACCGCCGGCGCTCCGCGTTCGGCGTTCGGTCTTCAGAAACGGGACTGACTCCGGCTACTCCTCCGTCGATCCGGTCACGAGCACCGGCCGGTCGGACT
This window encodes:
- a CDS encoding ABC transporter ATP-binding protein, with translation MGLLETTDLTKSFGGLTAVDQVNLDIEEGESVSVIGPNGAGKSTLINLITRMLDVSSGDIRFKGDSIVAAEPHEVVQRGVSRSFQTASIFPELSVEENAQIAALAAEHGSFRFNFLRRRDSYGEVDDLARRMLDAVGLWSQRNVTAADLPYGDKRRLEIGIALASEPDLLLMDEPTAGMSPEETANTVELIEEVKEELDLTVMLVEHDMEIVFNVSDRIVVLNRGSVIAEGTPEEVQGDPEVQEAYLGGVEV
- a CDS encoding branched-chain amino acid ABC transporter permease: MTDEQTEHADAADEGTVVGAAEGELFSLDALMESELFVVGLFAAFVAVFPWVFSDAPVISGFLNGYRDLATLMLIWGIFAMGFNLLLGYTGLLSFGHAAFWGGAAYAAGIFSNLVSSSPILIILAGTVFAALLAWVLGFISLRRGGIYFSILTLAFGQMAYYMALSPMAWITNGENGYTAVEIGSLLGVIDLRYPVPVVGWLVGTWKYVLVGVVAVAAVAVAYRILNSPYGMVFRAVRENEQRAEFVGLNVWRYKLMSFVISGAFAGIAGSLFTIYGAYVPLQSLYWTTSGEIVIMSVLGGVGSLFGPIVGAGIYLYVENIISGVQALTLPFTGPAEWLTLVQEPVVLMEGFGAYWHLILGLVFVLVIALFPRGLWGLFEDVGEAVRSRTGGDR
- a CDS encoding ABC transporter ATP-binding protein; the encoded protein is MSLLELSDVDSYYGQSHILRDVTMNVEEGEICALLGRNGAGKTTTLRSISGARPPEVRDGSVTFKDENITDLSPEDISSRGISLVPEERRVFPNLTVSENLHLAEVTNNASNTVGRTIPEVEHAGMTTDQVYEEFPRLDERQSQQAGTLSGGEQQMLAIARALKQSTDLLLLDEPYEGLAPQIIEDVENAIEGISESGTTILLVEQNAVAAMDIADRCYVIDQGSIVFEGSADELRQDDETRERYLGV
- a CDS encoding branched-chain amino acid ABC transporter permease, which produces MSLVSQVATVLINGLQQGAIYVLVAIGLSIILGTLKFVNFAHGALYLIGTYVGLFITLEVQLTGGKLMEWGYTELGLGWGFLPALIIVPAVVFVVGIVMERFVARPFYDRPDTDQILLTFGLAIVVQELFKILFGGQSYNFARPAWASGPVSVPVIGSFPQWRLYVLGITAVLVAGVYLLIEYTDFGLVVRAGTRDAEMVQLLGIKITRPYLMVFGVGAALAGVAGVVGGPLYAVNPNIGTEVLVPAFLVVVIGGVGSITGAVIGGILIGETLAILVAVAPQWSQVGIYVLAAVVLLARPQGLLGVEEVTP
- a CDS encoding thioredoxin domain-containing protein, encoding MTRRESDTSASDAPDEAADPAPIGDPEALFDLLVEEGVLAVGDDGEVGPTDAFEDTQAIYHDSYLGVGETEFHEAVASTFGLPDADAAADLVGERGIDRGEFVCYLAVRSHLDRRVAADDLTTMAGMVWEAVPDSPVPPAVEDVTDDPEAFLAGRDRAVVSVWKRFCDPCDALKADLDAVLSAVPDGVDVAGVDGEIAGEFCRTHGVEAAPRFVAIDGSDTRVIDETDADGAAAALRGFFGA